TCTCAGCGAGGCCGAGGCCACCTGCGACCGGGTGGTGATCATCAACAAGGGCCGGATCGTGGCCGACAGCCCCATCGAGGAGCTGAAGCAATCGCTGGGCAAGGAGTCGCTCATCGCCCTGGCTTTTCGCAACGCCAATCTGGCGGCGGTGCGCGCGGCGCTGGCTCCGATCGCCGGCGTGGTGGCGGTCGAGCCGGGCGAGAGCAACGACGGCACCCTGGCCGTGAACGTGACCTGCAGGACCGGCGAGGACATCCGGCCGCAAATCTACGCGGCCATCAAGAAGCAGGACTGGCAGCTGCTCGAGTTCCACCAGCAGTTCCGGTCGCTGGAAAACATATTCAGGGAACTCACCAAGGAGAACTAAGATGAAAAATATCCGCCACATCCTCGGCAAGGAATTAAAAAGCTATTTCATCGCCCCGATCGCCTACATAGTCATCGCCATTTTCCTGCTCGTCACCGGCTGGTTTTTCTTCTCGACCTTTTTCCTCTACAACCAGGCCAGCCTGCGCAATTTCTTCAGCCTGCTGCCCATCATCTTCTCCTTCATCATCCCGGCCGTGACCATGCGCCTGTTCTCGGAAGAGATGCACGTCGGCTCGTACGAGGTGCTGATGACCCTGCCGCTGACCTTTTGGGAGGTCATTACCGGCAAATTCCTGGCCGCGCTGACGTTCGTCATGATCATGCTGCTGCCGACCCTTTCCTACGCCGTCACCATCGCCCTGCTGGGCAGGCTGGA
This Candidatus Aminicenantes bacterium DNA region includes the following protein-coding sequences:
- a CDS encoding ABC transporter permease subunit codes for the protein MKNIRHILGKELKSYFIAPIAYIVIAIFLLVTGWFFFSTFFLYNQASLRNFFSLLPIIFSFIIPAVTMRLFSEEMHVGSYEVLMTLPLTFWEVITGKFLAALTFVMIMLLPTLSYAVTIALLGRLDLGPIVGGYIGAIFLGALFSAIGLLASALTRNQIIAFIIGMSICFALTLIDKMLFFLPESLLGVLEYIGADFHFQNIAKGILDSRDILYFASASFMALYAGNLVMQGKK